A segment of the Paramisgurnus dabryanus chromosome 5, PD_genome_1.1, whole genome shotgun sequence genome:
AAGAAGCTGAATATATTACTTGTTGACGTTATCCGTAGTATTTTGTTGATGTCATGAAAAACCACAGGGCCTTGTCGGCAGGCAAAAATCAAGAGTTCACAGGTGTTATGAAAGGAGAGAAGGGCAATATGGTTAGATAAAGACTGAGACAGCTGTCTGTAACCTGTGATCAGCTTCTGAATTCATGCCTAATATACTTGTGCATAATTTCCTCATAAGAAACACAAACGTTGCACGTTTTCATGTGTTGGATCCTCAAGATGCATTTACTGTAAATGAACGCCGATTATGAACATGAACATTTATTTTACCATATCAATTATGTTACTTTCTAGTATTAGTCTTGTCAGAAATGCAAGATGTGCAACAGACGTGGTAGCGGATGTCTCAAGGTTGCCCACACGTATGGCCACAAGGTGTAACTGATGACATAATCAAATACGATTACTTACAATCTAACATTTCTTCCACATTGTTTAGGTATGATTTACACAACAAAGATGTTGCAACGTCCACCAGCGATGTTATTAAGGAAAAATTAGATACAGAGAAAGTGATGAAAGAAAAAGACCAGGAGTTGAAGAATAATGAAGAAGCTTTGAATCAGCTGAAAGCTGAACTCCAGAAAGCCAGCACGGAGCTTGCTGAAGtcgagaaaaaaataaatgcgaAAAGTCAGGAGCTTCAAGGTTTTTCCAGATCCATAACCCAAACCAGTAAAGGCCTCGGCATCTTCGCTGCACTTGTTCCCTTCATCGGGCTGATTGTTAAAAGCATTTATGATGCTGCAAAAGATCATGAACACTCTGCAAAAATGAAGGCTCTTGAAGCTGAATTGAACAACTTAATTGCTGATAAGTCTGTTCTGAAAAACAAGGAGTGGCAGTTCCAACTCCAGATCATTGACTGGCAGATGAAGGTCTCCAAAGCCAGTTTTGAGCGAAGTAAGTCTTTTTCTTTCATGTTTAACACGTACATGTATGACAATTCCTGCTTTAGACCTCAAGACAGGGAGAAAACGTATTTGTCTTATTGAAACTTATCCGTTATTTACAGGTTCCATACCCGACCCAATCCATCTAAGTGAGGTTCAGAATAGCTTGACCAAAATTCAGGCAATTCTCATTCAGCTGAAAAACTTTTGGGAGAGTGTTGCTCAAATGCTGGACTCCCTGGAAAAAAAGACCTTTGTTGGAGAAGATCTTATCGAGGACCTTTGTGAACTGAAAGATGAATTTGTACAATCCATCAGAGCAGCTAAAGTGGTAAAATTTATGTTTAGATTTTTCTCATTATTTGTACCTCCAGTAAGGCTTGAGGGCTCCTTAACTGAGTCCAGCAATTATTCATGTTTAATACCGAAGGATTATGTgaattttgaaatattttatttccaCAGGCTTGGGGCTGCTTTGCTGCAGGCTGTAACAAAGCATCTGCCATATTTAAACTCAACACCAGAGATGCCTACAAGTTTCTGGAGGTCAGTCCTTCCTCTCTCTCTAAAGAGGAATGGGCTAAAGAGTATGATAGTGTAAAGAAACAACTGGAGGAATTAGGCCCACCAAAACATGTGACAAGCCCTGAAACACCTGCCATTGAAAACTGATCTACACGGGTACATCATCCCATTTATCTTCTTTCTCATGATAGAGATCACCTGGGATGAAGATGAAATATATTAGCCTACTTATAAACATGCCTAAAACATACATTCTAAGAGTTTATATATCCTcttttttcttcaaataaagCATGATAACATTATTTTtgacttttgtttttgtttcaaataATCTTGCGTTTCTGAATCTTCAAGTCATAAATATTCTGTCATCTCAAACTGCTTTTGATCTCACTGTATACACAAAAATGAtcacaataaacatttaaagggatactttacccaaaaataaaaatcctgtcatcatttattcaccttcatgttgttacaaacctgtacaaatttctttgttctgatgaacacaaaagacattttgagaaatattatatatttaatataataatatatattgtAACCAAACCTATCAGAAGCCCAATTCACTTCCATAGAAGTatattatggaagtgaatggtgcttttGATTGATTTGGTTACAAATGCTCCATTCTTCAGCACAATGGTAACCTCCCAAAAAAATACCAACATAACACAAACTCTTTAAAATAGCAACACAACAGAACACTAGACATTAATATGTCTCCTCCTTTTTTTATCttaattaaaatgcataaaatagcaCTTAATTTCTACATTTACTCTCATTATtcagtcccatgcaaagcatgctgggaactggaaATCTCCTGCCcaaatttgaaaaataaaatcacattaaattaatatgtttaaattgAGGAgcaaaatttattattttatatgtttGAGCTTCTTGACTGAATCAGgttctttcaaaataaaaacatcaagTTAAACCAAAAAAGTTATCATTTAAATTCAGTTCAAAATGATGCAACTGTGTTTGAAACAGAAACGGAATCAGGGTTGGACTGGGAACAAAATTCCGCCCTGGTAATTTTCCCCTGGACCGACGACCCCctccccccccacacacacacacaagccaACCAATACCAAAATCGCCCCCTGATTCCCCCCATAAATAACAAACAGAGGTGGGCACAAATACATCAAAAACTATTTTGTTACAAACTACAAATACTGGCTCATGAAatgtaacaaaataaaatacaaaatactgatgtgaaaaatgatttaaaactgATGAATTAAATACAAGTAATAAGTAttctgaaaatataaaaatactcCCACAATAatcttttattctttttttataatgttATTGCAGAAAATGTTGGGGATAGGTTAGTACTCAATTGGGAAATAACAGACAGAGAATCTTCGTCACAAAATCAAAATTCCATTTTAATCATAATATGTGTGGGTTTGTTTTCACACACTGCCCTGACCACGTATCATTTTCCATAGAATCGCGCTGGGTG
Coding sequences within it:
- the LOC135732163 gene encoding uncharacterized protein, yielding MADDSKALVQWSPSFVEELLPAAQKTALLYNLSYLCLANFPTLERIIRTRAVETQLLFGSSDATMLKCILTSENLVQSLFPMLEKAVEKNKPVLAVKYLEKARAWIKDIIKDVDRIVERYDLHNKDVATSTSDVIKEKLDTEKVMKEKDQELKNNEEALNQLKAELQKASTELAEVEKKINAKSQELQGFSRSITQTSKGLGIFAALVPFIGLIVKSIYDAAKDHEHSAKMKALEAELNNLIADKSVLKNKEWQFQLQIIDWQMKVSKASFERSSIPDPIHLSEVQNSLTKIQAILIQLKNFWESVAQMLDSLEKKTFVGEDLIEDLCELKDEFVQSIRAAKVAWGCFAAGCNKASAIFKLNTRDAYKFLEVSPSSLSKEEWAKEYDSVKKQLEELGPPKHVTSPETPAIEN